The following DNA comes from Musa acuminata AAA Group cultivar baxijiao chromosome BXJ1-4, Cavendish_Baxijiao_AAA, whole genome shotgun sequence.
CTTGGCACCAGTCACATCCATGTCGGCAAGCTTCTTGAGGCACCCAACGGCGCCGCAGGAGTTCATCAGCTTCTTGCACCTCTTGCTCGACGACAGCGACAGCAGGCAGGACACTGCATACTTCTTGGCTGTGTTGTGAGGATTCGAATCGAGCAGGCGAACCAGATCGGCCACGCTCTTCTCGTCCTTCTTGAGCTCCCTGCTGTTCTGAGGACAGCTCATTAAGCCCGCAATGGCCTGCGCAGCGGCCTCTCTGGCCTTGTTCGTCTTGGCGTCAAGCATCCTCGCGAGCAAGGCCACACAACCGAACTCGCCGATTACCTTCTTCATCTCGGATGAGTTTGATAGCCTGCAGATGATGGATGCTGCTGCCTGCTGCGCGCCGAGCGATCCGTCCTTGAGTACATGGACCAAGCGAGGGAGGACGCCCAGCGAAACGAGGCTGTCGGCCGCCACCGACCCCATCAGGTTCCTCAACGCGCCAACCGCTGATTCCTGCGGGAATGGCCCATCAAGGTAAGACAGGAGGCTGCGCACTCCCCCCTCGGAGACTACTGACCTCCGCAGGCTGTCGTTGCTGGCGGTGAGATGCTGCAAGCACTCTGCGGCATGCTCTTTGGAGCCGAGAACGATTCCAGAATCGAGGAGATCGATCATGACTCGAATGAGGCCCTCCTCCACCAGTGTTTGCCTGACTTCGGGCACTGCAGAAAGATTCTTCAGCGTCCCTGCGGCCGCTGATTGGCAAATCGAGTCTCCTGTTTGGCATATCTCGATCAACACCGGTACACCTCCGTGGCCGACTATTGAGCGGGCGGTGTCGGCGGCCATGGATAGTCTCTGGAGCGATACGACTGACTTCTCTCTACAAAACAGGCTTCCGGACTCTGCCAGCCTGATTAGAGGTGGGAGCACTCCTTCCGAAACCAATAGCTTCTCGCAGCTCCCTGACTCCGTGAGCAAGCAAATCATTGTAGCTGTCTTCTCTCTGGTCTTCGAGGAGGTTGCACTGAGCAATCGTATCAGAGCGCCGATACTGCTCCGGCCGAAGGCAGCAATCACACCCTTCTCGCCCTCCATCATCACCTCAAGAAGTCTGTCCACAGCCCGGTGCTTGGCCTCGGCATGACCAATCTGCAAGCGGGCTAGTAATTCGTGTACGCTGTCGTGCATCGGCGTCGCGTTCTGCGAGTCGGCGAGAATCGGGGACATGGCGGCATCGCCGAGGACCCCGGTCTTCACCAGCAACGCACAGTCATTCAGAACGAGGTCGAGCTCACCCGACAAGGCGTCGAGGTCGCTCTGCATCTGGAGCTTGCCCAAGCAAAGCGgctccgcggggcagcagcggccGGCGAGCTCGATGGCTTCCACGAGGGTGTTCGTCACCGACAGCAGCAGTTCTTTACAGAGTGCGTTCTTGGCGAAGCAGGGGTGGCTTGAGAAGTCGGAGAGGCACGGCGAGACGCGCTCTAGTTTGGAGATTATGTATTTCCATCTTGCCGGGAAGCCTGCGGCAGCCCGGGCCTTGTCGAGGGCGGTAGGGACGAGCTGCCGTGCTTGAGACAACAGGTGGCTGGCGGAATTGACATCCGAGATAGGCTCAGGTTCTTCGGCCATGGATCGCAGGCAGCGTCTGTGATCTGAAACGGCTATGGTAAGGAGACGAATGTGAAAAAGAAAGCAGTAAAGACGAAACTTCAAcgacaaggagaagaagaagaagaagaggtgggaATCGTTTTCATGAGGCAAAGGGGGGGGGTGGCCATGATGAGAGACGGAAGCTGGAGAGAGTGGAGGGCCATAAAATAATAGAATGCGAGGAAGATGCAGATAGCTTTCGCAGCTTGAAGAATCATTCTCAGATCATAAGGGGTTCGTTTGGTGATAACAATGTCCGACCAACCAAATCAAGAACAGGTACTAAAAGGTGACTGCATTAATTCTACTTAATGGTGGGTTTGGACCGAAGATATACTTTGCACTGCTGTAATCTCTCTTTAAAGGGACACTAACTATAACACTACTAGAAAAACCAATCAAAGTCAGTAGCTGCCAGAGATTGTTCCAAGCATTTCAAAATTTGAAGAAGAAATCGTTCCCAAGTGCAGTAGCTGCCAACACAGACACGTCTCAGACTCACCTCAGTAGACTGTTCAGCTTCCTCTTCTCCCAGCGTTTCAAAATTTCAAGAGCAATAGCCACTCGGTGCAGGAGGACACCCACTCTGAGctacttttttatctttttcttctttcatgttTATCCATGTCAGTTTCTGAGCTTCCTCCTGTGCAGAATTTATAGCTTGGAAACGACTCTCTTTTTCGAACTAGGTCAAGGTGGCTTGCAGTGGTAGCTCATATACATGTCTTTTAGTGTGTCCTCGATGGGGAAACCGAAGAGGTTGCTCTTGCCTTTTCTTGATAGGAACTATATGGCGATTAGGACAAAAGTATATCAACTTGAACAGAGGAAGGAACTTATGTGCATTTGGGAAGTCATCAACAGCACTCCACGCGGCTacacaataggcgaaggtcattcGATGTCGGCAAGCAACAACATTTGCATGCAAAGACGAGCTGCCTGCACGTGAGCAGAGCTTGCGTTCGCAGCTTTCCTAAAGGACCCACCGCGGAAGACGGGACAACCCGCCCTATCCCGTTCCTATTCCAGATCCGGTTCGATCGGACCGGATCCACGGTCCAAAGCTCACACCACCACATTCCCGGTTCAAAGAGAGCATAGCGTGAAGTGGAGACTTGGTGAGCTGTGAGTGAGAAGACTTGGCTTCAAAGAGAGCAGAAGAAGAGGTGGAGGTACTGTGTTGACGGGGAGACTCTTGCTTTGCTTTAGCTACAAGGAGGAGAGCTTTCACGTACGCCGGGAGAAGCCGTTGGTATGCGTCTTTCCACCTCTTTCTGGTGCTTTAGGGACGAAGCAACGCCCGAGGAAAAGGGAAGGCTGTGAGCGACGGGAGGGGGCCCGCCGACAGAGTAGAGTACCAAAGCCAGCTTTTATCCTTTGCCTTCTGTAGCACAAGAAGAGGGGGTCGAAAGAGGACGAAGATTGACATACTATAGTTTTCTTCCTACAAGATCAAATAACTCATTCAGGATTAAACCATCACTCACATAGGTATTGCCTGTGCATGACCTTCCTGGGAGAAATTAGAAGTTCTTGCCATATATTATAGTTGTATGTACGTGAATCttaaagttattttttattttaattgttcGATATGTTGGGTTTTGTGTCAAATTTATTACAAGCTTGTGATAGGTGATCTTGCAAAAATCACATCCAAGATGTACCAAATAAATATTTCTCTAATACTTAAATTAGTAGAGTTGCAAGATTCAAGGAAGTATTGAAATAAATTGAAGTGTTAATATGTGAGCTAattacatgaaatcaatcatcattatttgAACGTGGAGATATATGTTGAATCGTCGAATGTGATGACTTATACTAACATCATGAGTTCTTGATTGACATGTCAAAATTCATAAAAGGGATCTTCATCATTTATAAAAGTATTCCTTTATAGAGAAACCAATCACTCGGATTAGAAGGCCTTGTAAAGTAGACATCTACTATTTGCATTAAGTAGCTACCTCCAGCGGTTCTATCACAAGGTAAGAAACCTTCAATGTTCAGTAAGAGGTATACAAACCTCTAAGAGGAATATGAACATCCAGATGACAGAATGATTCATCCTTCATCCGCATGTATCGCAGAACGAGAAAAGCAAGAGTGGGCTATCTATGTATCATTCATGAAATTATTCGTCCTCATGACCTTCGTCATCACTAAAGGAAGATCGCACTGGCCTCAGCAGCATGCTCAGTAATGGCATCACTGGCTCCAAAAGAATGCCAGGGAGACATCTGTACAAGATTAGCTTGTAGAGTTCCCACAGGCCCTTGGACTCTGATAAGTACTTCAGTACCAAGACAGGAGAATGTGGGCTTCTCATCACTTGCAGGTGGCACACACGTCATATGCAAACACGAACGTCGGAAAACAATTCAGTAAAGGGCATCATAATCCCCACAAAAGAATTGTATACCGAAGTCTATGCAAAAGCATTTAATTTGGAATTTGGAGATGATATTGAGCATTCCCAACTCAGTTCAATTACTTCATCTCGAAGGCATCGGATAGCACCTTTCAAAGCAACATTTCTTATGATGAGTGGTCTGTGATTTCTTTGGATACATGAACATGCACACACGAAAATGGAGAACAACGAGACACACTAGCCAAATGTAATACAAACCACTCACTGCTTGCTTCTGGACCCTACCCATCAGCTAAAACAACGTTCCACCAATGTAGACAACTGGGTTTGGaagcttaaaaatattaaaatatgtttCTTTCTCCTGCACAAAATAATCATTCAGGTGAACAATATATCCAGCAGATAAATCTTATATTGCAAAAACCCTGTCTTCTGACGCCCCTCGATTAAAAATGACTACTCTTAATTGCTAGTCAGGTCTCAGACTCAGTCATGATATCAGTCATGATATCACCACTGTATCATACTCAGTCATGATATCACCACTGTATCATACTCAGTCATGATATCACCACTGTATCTACAAGTAGTTCAAATAACACAAATCTTGTTATACTATAGCTTCATCTCCACACACATTTCCGAGATAGCACTCAACATATACTCTATTAGATTGTGGCATTTGGGTATGGAGTGGCTTGATGGCTATTTTCAAAAAGGTAATTATGTatcaatagagaatcatccactctcggtatcatgaaagAAATATCTTGTATATTCTTACTTAGGCAAATTTTTGGCCAAGgtcaattagatcatgatgaattCGATAAGCGTGACATTCAAATTAAGATAGAAGGAGTTTTTCGAGAAAATTCGTTTAGAATGAGACTCGGATGTATTTAGTACGGGCCTGATAGCACaatacccggtatacgatctatgagatattagatacatgataactgaggatagacatgccTAATGGATTAGATCCCCTTGTATTATTTGGGGACTATGACGCAGTGGCTTAGTATGTCCATAGTTAATGAGTTGAGTAAATtactatggagataataattcactaagccagaaggagttctgacaagtgcaactcacggccaactcggtaTATGGCCTAGAGGATTATACACATATGATAGACAACATGACAAATAGATGATCGGATTCGAGATATCCGATAAGCCCTTATTTTaatggatcattggaagagaCCCAATAGAGCTTATAATGGTTATTTGATGGggatccaatatccattaagatatggataattagatagaaatctAATATCCAATAAGAAAGATCCATTTGaattagtgctagtcataggtgcattgcaagttaatcacgtgagtaatgacacgtgtgacatgatatacactctttttgtttattattattatgatattttttcactttatattgcttgttgtatgtatatattgtgatattcatgaATTCGTACAAtaggaatcaaatcatgatgaaatcacgataatgagaccgattcgcctttaaacataaaccctaaataatcccagtcataggttactagagATGAACATTAAGATAATCGGACAAACTAATGTActatatacttgtccatatgatggaggtggttggtctcatagttgctggtatagggacactagagatatagtgcatgtgctcattggagaatgagttcattgattgatctactaCGAAATGCTAGATGATACCTTATTTTAAGATAATGATTTCATCATCTTGGTGGTGTATCtaatctttagacttgagacaccaaggatgtcctgtatgagtactccactatttgatatcgGAATTATAGACTTGGATATATCAAATCTAACACAGTCGATTATTAGAAATGACAATCAACTttatgagggttattgagtgtcgaaagaggatcatccgctctcggtgtcatgagacgaatatctcatgtgtttttgttcaaacaaatccttgACTAGGgtcattgagagagaaagagttcttcgagagaatccgatttgaGTGAGACTCGGGTAGAAATTGTttaggcctgacagcaccatgtccggtatatggtctttgggatattatatgggTGATGGACTATAAATACACAATAATTGAGGACATATGGATCCAAAGGATTAAAttaccctatatcgtttgggaacTAATGCATAatgacctagtacgtccatagttgatgagtcgagtgaattattatggagataataatttattaagctagaaagagttctaataggtatgacttatgACTAACTTGATAtttggtctagagggtcacacacatatgatagctaTTGTGACGAGTAgacgtttggatatgagatatccgttggagtccatatcttattggatatccaataagcccctaaattaatggatcatatcgatgagatccaataaaagttaatgagatattattgggtagagatccactaatctaataggcttgggtagagatatactaatctaagagattattggatagagattcactaagctagaaagagTTTTAATatatatgactcatgaccaacttgatatt
Coding sequences within:
- the LOC135652238 gene encoding vacuolar protein 8-like, whose protein sequence is MAEEPEPISDVNSASHLLSQARQLVPTALDKARAAAGFPARWKYIISKLERVSPCLSDFSSHPCFAKNALCKELLLSVTNTLVEAIELAGRCCPAEPLCLGKLQMQSDLDALSGELDLVLNDCALLVKTGVLGDAAMSPILADSQNATPMHDSVHELLARLQIGHAEAKHRAVDRLLEVMMEGEKGVIAAFGRSSIGALIRLLSATSSKTREKTATMICLLTESGSCEKLLVSEGVLPPLIRLAESGSLFCREKSVVSLQRLSMAADTARSIVGHGGVPVLIEICQTGDSICQSAAAGTLKNLSAVPEVRQTLVEEGLIRVMIDLLDSGIVLGSKEHAAECLQHLTASNDSLRRSVVSEGGVRSLLSYLDGPFPQESAVGALRNLMGSVAADSLVSLGVLPRLVHVLKDGSLGAQQAAASIICRLSNSSEMKKVIGEFGCVALLARMLDAKTNKAREAAAQAIAGLMSCPQNSRELKKDEKSVADLVRLLDSNPHNTAKKYAVSCLLSLSSSKRCKKLMNSCGAVGCLKKLADMDVTGAKKLLERLEKGKLKNLFIRR